The Streptomyces sp. NL15-2K genome contains a region encoding:
- a CDS encoding MFS transporter: MSTVAPPRAGRREWTGLAALALPTLLISMDMTVLYLAVPQLSADLGPTSTELLWITDIYGFLIAGALIPMGALGDRAGRRRLLLIGATLFAAASVLAAYSTSAPMLIGARALLGLAGATLMPSTLSLVRVMFHDARQRGFAVAVVMTSFSVGTTIGPLLGGVLLSHFWWGSVFLLGVPVMALLLAVGPVVLPEYRDPGAGRLDLASAGLSLAAVLSVVYAVKHVAEHGMGWLPASFAAFGLAVGAVFVRRQRKLTDPLLDLGLLGDRVINTSLGTYLLGLLAMGGTQLFIALYLQEVLGLSPMLAGVWMVPAALGTVVGSLLAPLLVRRLRPFAVITGSLLVAAVGFGLITQVGSDDLPLLIVGYVIVALGLSPMIAICTDLVISTAPPQRAGAASALSETGGELGVALGVAVLGSFGMAAYRDSLSENLPDALPAEASDAAKNTIAGALRIAEDLPGGLGPALSEAARTAFAQGLALSAAAATVIVVAAAVLSAVRLRDLPASADSAPQPDADGNASAQPATVSADRYGRGPGPGTEEGERS, from the coding sequence CTCCTCATCTCCATGGACATGACCGTCCTCTATCTGGCGGTGCCGCAGCTGAGCGCCGACCTCGGACCGACGTCCACAGAACTGCTGTGGATCACCGACATCTACGGCTTCCTCATCGCCGGAGCGCTGATCCCGATGGGAGCGCTCGGCGACCGAGCCGGTCGTCGCCGGCTGCTGCTCATCGGCGCGACCCTGTTCGCCGCCGCGTCCGTCCTCGCCGCGTACTCGACCAGTGCGCCCATGCTGATCGGCGCACGCGCCCTGCTCGGCCTCGCCGGGGCCACGCTCATGCCCTCCACCCTGTCCCTGGTCCGCGTGATGTTCCACGACGCACGCCAGCGTGGCTTCGCCGTCGCCGTGGTGATGACCAGCTTCTCGGTCGGCACCACCATCGGCCCGCTGCTCGGCGGCGTGCTGCTGAGCCACTTCTGGTGGGGCTCGGTGTTCCTGCTGGGAGTTCCGGTGATGGCACTCCTGCTCGCCGTGGGGCCCGTCGTGCTGCCCGAGTACCGCGACCCCGGTGCCGGGCGGCTGGACCTGGCCAGCGCCGGCCTTTCGCTGGCCGCCGTGCTGTCGGTCGTGTACGCGGTCAAGCACGTCGCCGAGCACGGCATGGGCTGGCTGCCCGCGTCGTTCGCCGCGTTCGGGCTGGCGGTGGGCGCGGTGTTCGTCCGACGTCAGCGGAAACTGACCGACCCCCTGCTCGACCTGGGGCTGCTCGGCGACCGCGTCATCAACACCTCGTTGGGAACCTACCTGTTGGGGCTGCTGGCGATGGGCGGAACCCAACTGTTCATCGCCCTGTATCTGCAGGAGGTTCTGGGACTGTCCCCCATGCTCGCAGGCGTGTGGATGGTCCCCGCCGCGCTGGGGACCGTCGTCGGTTCGCTGCTGGCTCCGCTACTCGTGCGCCGGCTGCGCCCGTTCGCCGTCATCACCGGCAGCCTCCTGGTGGCGGCCGTGGGCTTCGGCCTGATCACCCAGGTGGGCAGTGACGACCTCCCGCTGCTCATCGTGGGATACGTGATCGTCGCACTCGGCCTGAGCCCGATGATCGCCATCTGCACCGACCTCGTCATCAGCACCGCGCCGCCCCAGCGGGCGGGAGCGGCCTCGGCCCTGTCGGAGACCGGCGGCGAACTGGGCGTTGCGCTCGGAGTCGCGGTCCTCGGCAGCTTCGGCATGGCGGCCTACCGGGACAGCCTGTCCGAGAACCTGCCGGACGCTCTCCCCGCGGAGGCGTCGGACGCCGCGAAGAACACGATCGCCGGTGCCCTGCGGATCGCCGAGGATCTCCCCGGCGGCCTCGGTCCCGCGCTGTCCGAGGCAGCCCGTACGGCGTTCGCCCAGGGACTCGCCCTGTCCGCCGCGGCGGCCACCGTGATCGTGGTCGCCGCCGCCGTCCTCAGCGCCGTCAGGCTCCGCGATCTGCCGGCCTCCGCCGACTCCGCTCCCCAGCCGGACGCCGACGGGAACGCCTCGGCGCAGCCCGCCACCGTCTCCGCCGACAGGTACGGACGCGGACCCGGACCCGGCACCGAGGAGGGCGAACGCTCATGA